The DNA sequence gggagcctgatgtggggcccaatcccagcatcctgggatcatgacttgagccgaaggcagacgcttaacactgagccaccctggtaccccgattggaattttttaaataaaaatagaataaattattCCCACCATACCTGAGACTTTTATATGTCCTTACCCAAGGAAAGAGTAGTATATCAAACTTATTATTTAGGATTTCACTCTAAATAatgaagagaaagataaagagataCTCAAgttaaagtttgttttgtttttccttgactAGTGGTATTATTGACAGAGGTTGACAAACTCACCAAAGACGCTCAGCATGCCTTGCGTAGGACCATGGAAAAGTATATGTCCACTTGCAGATTGATCTTGTGTTGCAATTCTACGTCTAAAGTGATACCACCTATTCGCAGTAGGTGCCTGGCGGTTCGTGTGCCTGCTCCCAGCATCGAAGATGTAAGTCAAGTGAAacttttcagaaattattttggaTTCTTTGAGTACTGTATGTACATCCCTGtcatgtttgttttataaaaactTAGTGAAGTGTATTAGTAATTCAAGAACATCTGTGACCTGGATGCTAATTGTTAGTAGATATATAAACCAATATATATAGTAGTAAATGCCAGATATCATTATATAGAAAGTGTGATGGTAAGCTCCATTAAGAATAATACTGTGTATATGCCATCAGTATTTAGGAAGTTCTTctctttaagtctttttttttttttttttactttaaacaagTCGGTATTATGAATTTTACTATACTAGGCAAGGACTAGTTGCTTAGTGTCTTCTACCTCAAGCTGATTTAATTGGCTTTGGAAAAGACTTGAGGTTGGAGGATATAGATTTTGCAAGGAGATTAATGTGAGAATACCTTTTTCCTAGTTAGGGGACCAAAATTAGTCTGAAACAAcataatatgtgtttttttttctttattgttcttaatacttacaaataaaaatgaaatttctcaCAATAAGCAGCTTTCCTGCTACTAATAGAATTTGGGTAATTTTATGCAAAGTAGGGATAAAAGGTGACTGACACTGTGTTAGGTGCAAACTGGCAAAGTACCTTTATTAAATGTTTCACGtacaaacatttttatatagttaaaattAGTTTGATGTACTTAAAATTTACTAAAGTTAAAAAGGCAAGGCTACCAGGTTACACCACTCCTCTGGGCACCATTGTCATCTTAGTGCCTGCAAATAATACCTCTGAGTCATGCAGAATTCAGCCTGTGCAGCTCTACTTGGCAGCCCTGTGAGTGGTGTCCTTGTAAAAGACCTGAGGCTCTGTGTGTCTTCCTTACAGCTCCCCCAAGCTGGCTGGCAGGCTTGGAATTTCAACCAGGTCTTTCTCTGGTTGCAGAGTCCGTTGCTGCCCCTTCCTGATAGCTAGATCAGACCCCTGGCTTTCTGCTTAAAGGAACGTATGAGTTAGGATAGGgagtgacaaaataaataaattaagaggtCTATGAAGGTGTTATCAACAGAATTCTGTCCATGTGCTGTTTGACAGATTGTCCAATTTTGTTAATAATGTTTTGTTTGTAGATTTGTCATGTATTATCTACTGTGTGCAAGAAGGAAGGTTTGAATCTTCCTTCACAACTGGCTCATAGACTTGCAGAGAAGTCCTGCAGGAATCTCCGTAAAGCCCTACTTATGTGTGAAGCCTGCAGAGTGCAACAGTAAGTGAAAGGGGCAATTACCAGAGGAAACACTTTGGGACAGAAGCACAGTCCATTTACTTTattgtgtaattttttaatttaatttaattttttttttagatatcctTTTAGTGCAGATCAAGAAATCCCTGAAACAGATTGGGAGGTGTATCTCAGGGAGACTGCCAATGCTATTGTCAGTCAGCAGACTCCACAAAGGTAAATAGTATCAAAGATGACCATAAAAATTTCATCATGGCGGATGCCTCGGTGTCTCAGtggggttgagcctctgcctttggcttgggtcatgatctcgggctcctgggatccagccctgtgttgggctctctgttcggtgggggtcctgcttccttcctttctctacgtgcctgtctgcctacttgtgatctctctctctgtcaaataaataaataaaatcttaaaaaaaaaacacaaaagtttcATCATGGAAATACTCCAGATGATGTGAGTTTTGGATTAGCTGGTTTATACTACCAACACGCCATTTAGAATTACAGTAAATCTTGTATCTGAAtactaaactttcaaagaaaaaatatgatttaattttaaatgtttagtgGTTCAGAATAGCTGGTATGTAGTATCATGGCTTTTATTAAGCTATTGACAGGTATATATGGAATTTATACATGAAAGAAATCTTGGAAGTTTTAGTTTTCCTTTCAGAATCTCAGATGACTTAATATTAGTATGTAACATAATGCGCTTAGTTTTCTGATATTGAAAAGAATAGTATATATAACTTTGTAATTGATGGATCACATGCCAAAAAGACAACAGCTTATGAATCAGACTTCTACTGATTTTTAGCTAAGATTCTTCAGGTAACTTCATCTTAGAGTTTGAACTTTTTCACTTGTGTAATGAAAATACTGTTGTTATTACCCTGCTAGGAATACTTGGGCATTGGTTGTGAAGAGCAAGATTGTGTGATAATGGTTTGAGAACTGGAAAACTGTGCTCATGTATGGTGATAAGCTCTGTTAAGAATAATACTATGTATATACCACCAGTATTTAGGAAGTGTTTTTTTTGTGTCACACTTGCTGAACAATGGTTTTATATTTACTTTAGTGGGCCATATTGAAAATACTTCAGCTGTTGTTTGGTTTATGATAGCTTTGATTGAGAAGGGCAGTCTGCTCTTCTCTAAATCAAGAGTGACAGTTCTAAGGCCCACTACCTTTGGGAAGCCTGGAGATTTTTAAGGTCCCTTGGTGTGCAGTCTCCTACTCTTAGTTACTGCCTGTGAGAACTGAGAAACCGTCTTTGGAATTAAGAGAAGGTAGTTGATTGCTTTAGGAAACAGACTGGACTGAGTTCCGCCACGCAAGTTTAAGCTTATTCGTTTGTATGAAAATAATTGTGAGAAAAATATACCATGTTTCTCCTCTTGGGTGATATATCCGatgaattctaatttttataaatatgctgCAAAAGGATTGTAACATGAACTCTTTGGCTCCTTATGTAGATGAGTGGAGGAGGATAGTCACACATAATGGGTACTTAGTATTTCATTGGGGTTTGCTAGAATGCCtataattcaattattttaattgaagAATTTAATAGTTTTTAAGAAGTGCCAAACATTGTAAGTAATCTCTTCAGAAAAGAAACCTTAACTTTAGGAAAAAGTGTGCATTCTGTTTTGTAAAATGTTGATAAGCTGTGATGTAATCTCAGctttaaagagataaaatttaaacaaagccTGTTTTAGGAgccttttacttttgtaaaatattttcacattgaagatgactttcttgttttttgattttaaagaagaaaacttgGTGGAGTAGTTGTAGAACTTTAATTTTAAGAGAGCTAATTTTAAGAGAGCTCCATACATGATGTAATATTTGACAATTGCTAGCTGTGTTTTTAATACTTTAGTTGATTATCACTTTGCTTAATTCTTCTAGATGCTGCTACCTCTTCTTCCAATTTTCCATGCAAGTTTGGGAGGCTCtcaaataaatttgtttaagAAGAGGTGCTGTTAATTTCCTGTGTAAACTAACGGTTGTGGGAACTGATTCCATTGTgttacataaaaagaaatttcagttcCAGAAAGCATCCAGGTTGACCAGAAATATTGGGAGGGCTGGTGTCATTCTGATTGTTGGCTTACACATTACCaaatgactttattatttttgaccCTTAGTCTTGATTCTTGTCTGATTTGTTTTAGAAGAGTCATAATTTTCTAATTTAGATAGCCACTAATATTTAGCAAGCAATTAGTATGTTGGTTCTTACACATTGTGGTATCATTTAAGTTACGGAACAATCCTATGAAGAAAagtattatatcattattttgtAGGTAAGAAAACTGCTGTTTTGGGAGATGGTTGCTTATTCACAGATACTCCGTCAAGAATCAGAGAGAGTTGTATAATACCATGTTTCTCTGACAGAAGAATTTGCACTCTTGATCACTTGCAATCCCCAAGAAACAATGATACAAAGAAAATGTAGAGTATATCCACTTTTAAGAAGTTAAGTCATACTAGAAATGAAAGACTAAGCTGAGATGCATGTAGCATGCATGAAATGAGCACAGCGTAGTTATAACCCATTTGTAGAGGGAAATATATCCTGATTTAACTCTTTGGAAATAAACTATATACataattgttaaaataatttcataccATCTATcatttgtgtctgtttctttttaataatcagagttgcttttttttttgagatctacTACCATGGCCAAGAACGATcaagggctttggagtcagacttgAAATTAAAATTCTACCTCAACTACATGAGTTTTAATGgatgcttaacctctctgaacatAAGTTCAGTAAAAGAGTGGTGTTGTGAGGTCTAACTAGCATACTGTAGTGAGCCTCTTACAGAGGAATGGGTTTAGTAAATGCTTTGACAGACATTGGAAGGGTATGGATTTGGGAATAAGACAGATCTGTTCTTAAATTATGGTTCTGCTATAGTCACCTTTGTGAGGTTACTTAAACTATCTGAGCCTTagttttttcatctaaaaaaaaaatgaagataatgccCCCACTCAGAGCTAGTGTGAGGACTAAATTAAATTGGTACAGTGTCTTGCACATAGCAGGGGCTCAGAAGATGCtagtttcttttttcactttatttacttttattgtgGCACAGCTTCCTACTCTTAGAGTCCCTGGAAAAGGATTTGAGCCTCCACTTTTAAGAAGTCTTAGATGAATCACTTCTCTGATCTGAAATATGGAACATCTGTGATATTATTTTAGTAAAAATTCAAAACAGTATTTTCCCTTTAGGGTACTAAGTATATATAGGGAGATAAAGataattgttttatgtatatttacaattttacttgtcacttttttcttcctgttttaaaatgtcatatgtATATTTCCCTCTTTATCCTTTTCTCTCCTGAAACTACTATAAGAAGGGCCTAGAATTAAGATCTCAGAGGTTGGAATGTTCATATTCACTTAGGCAACCTGATTCTGTGCTTAACCTGTGACTTCTTGCACTGCCCTGTGACAGGACAGTTTTGTTTCCCTGCCACACTGCTTTTTAACTTAGCAGTTGAGCTAGtaacatatattacatatcaCGCTTATATTCTCTTTTCTTACTTGTATAATTAGTGATATATCTTTTTATGACCATTTTCTAGATGTCTGAATATAAATGTCTGACTTTTAAAGAATTctgaacatttttagaaaaatgaactgaaattaGGAAAAGCTTAAATGTGTATGCTAATCTGTATTGGGTTGTTTGTTTAACTCATAAAACAGTGAGTAGGTACTTGAAAAAATTATgtcttattttcattataaaatattaattatcttGTTTTATATAGGCTCCTTGAAGTTCGTGGAAGACTTTATGAGCTTCTAACTCATTGTATTCCTCCTGAAATAATAATGAAGGTAATCTGATTTCAGATCTTCAACCatttataatcataaaatttggATTTGGGGTATGTGATCACAGGACTTTTGCAGTACTGAGACACATTGTCATCTCTTTCTATCCAGCTCAtgaattcaacagatatttattgagcctcTCCTTATGTCAGACACCATTaatggaatgttgaaaaagactAGGGAGGACCTGCTTTTAGACAATTTGTATTTTAGTGGTGTGAAATGGGAAACAAGAAGCaaaagaatttcagaattttATAAGTGCTAAAAGGAAGTAACAAGGTGAAATGATAGTAATGGAAGTTGGGCTGTGGAAAGTCAGCAACAGCTTCTATGAGAAAGGCATGTTTAAACTGAGATTTGGAGGATTAAAAGAAGAGAACCATGTAAATAAATGGGAACAAGTACAGGTGACCCTTCAACCTTTTGGGGGGATTAATGCCCTGATCCCCAGCATAGTTGAAATCCGCATAGAATTTTTAACTACACccaaatttaactactaatagtctactgttCACCAGAGGCCTTATGATAACATAAACATTTGATTAAcacgttatatatatatattatatactgtattacaataaagtaagctagagaaaagaaaacttactaaggaaatcataaggaaaatacatttatagtattgcacttactgaaaaaaatccttttgtaaGTGGACCCTCACAGGTAAAAACCCATGTTTTTTAAGAGCTGTATTTCAGATGACGATGTTTAGTGCACATGgggaatgacattaaaaaagtTGGCAGAGTCTGGTCTATGTAGGATATTGTGAAGCACAGCCTTAGGTTTGGTCTTTTAGCTACCTAGCCAGCTGTGTTGATTGACTTGGATGTTAGAGAAtgcagggtttttgtttgtatttattaaaattacgTGGCAATACCTACATGAAACAATTCAAATTATactaaatttaaaagagaaaatgaaggccCACCCTTCCATTTCCATAAGGGTAAGCACTTTCAACAGATCTGTATTCTAGTCACAGAAATGAGACCATATGTatggctatgtgtgtgtgtagttgcACAAAAACTTCATTGTGTTCTGCActgtttatttattcgacagtATAGCATGGACGATATTTCATGACAGTATGGGTTTGTTTTATCCTAGTGGATGAATGGAATGTCATTATAGCATAGGTTTTTGAATATGACCCTGTTGGTGGAACCGGAGGTTTCTACAGATTATTATTACAACTAGTAATGCTGCAGTAAGCATCTTTGTATTTATATCTCTGCACCCTCAGTTTGGCATTTGGAATATGATTGAGAACTGCCACATTTCTACTTTATAGAAAGGGtatacaattttttgtttttggatgaaGACTGCcatataaaagaattaaagattttgaaaaacttattcatctttttttttttttaatggttattttttaatttctagttctCTTTTTTCAGGGCCTTCTCTCAGAACTTTTACATAATTGTGATGGACAACTGAAAGGGGAAGTGGCCCAGATGGCTGCTTACTATGAACATCGTCTACAGCTGGGTAGCAAAGCCATTTATCACTTGGAAGCATTTGTGGCCAAATTTATGGCACTTTATAAGAAGTTCATGGAGGATGGATTGGAAGGCATGATGTTTTGACATCTTGACATCTATCCTTAATTCTTCCTAATATTTCTCAGTATCAGCATTTACATTCAGTTTATATTGGAAGAGTTGCAGGTAAAATAAACTTACTTTACTTAATCATgtcttatttgtgttttttttgttttgttttgtttttggtaataaTCTCCCTGTGAATTAACATTATACTCTTAAGTTAAATAATTGCTCCTTTATACTAAAGAAATTTATTGAAAGGATTCAACTTGAACCTTTAGAGTCCAGAaacatcattttaatgtactttgaAAATTTGCTATCCAAGTATGCAGTGCTGGGCCTCTCATTtgccattcattccttcatctgTTGGAGGAAATTTACCACATGCAAAAGCAGAGATAATTTTCTATCCTCCAAGGGACCATTTTTGGCCACAGGCACGTAACTCTTTGCTTGGCAGGTCATTACCTGTAATCATATTTTCCCTCAATCAAGACCTGTATTTCTGCAGGAAATATAAGGGttgatttttgaaatataatagTATGAATATGAAGAATATTTTTGGAGCCATTTCTGTTGAAACTACAGAAATCTAACTTTTATTTCAGTGATTCAGATTTGCTATTAGATTGGGTTCTAAGAAGTATGCATGTTTTCAATAAATGCTTGAGGTTCCTGAAGAACATGTGTCTTGTGGTTCACAGCAAAGGTATATTAGTATAGAAATTACTCTTTGAGCAAGTGTATTTTTCTGTCATTGATCTAGTCtttggaacatttttttcattagaaatttGGTTCATGGGACAAAGAGTTTACTTGACAGATTTGTATATCAGGCTCTGAACAGTTTCTTTAATTTGGGGCAACAGAAGCATGACTCTAAAATAAGCTAAACCAACAAGGtgaaataaaagattttgaaTTTATATAAGTTAAATTACCTCTGTGAGGGTAACAGGGAGACCTGTTCTTTTAGTAATGAGtgataaaaaaatcaagaagtgtTTAATTGACAGATACAGCTGCACACATACAGAAAAGCCTAATACAATTTTAGGCTTGTGGGAAACTAGGTCAAGAGAGGTGATGATTGCCTTTCTGTTGCTGGTTGTACGAGTTAGGCGCCTGTTGGCAGTCACAGTCATTGAGGGGCTTATATGCCAGGAAGGATATACGGACATTGTAACAAAAGAACTGGGAAAGTGAGATGTGGGAGAGCTAAGAatgttttaatttggaaaaaggaaaagtaaaaatacagtGACTTTCTTTTAATGTTTAGAATAATGCACTTGGAAGTATGAGTGGTCTTTTAATTTGCCTGTCtctagagcagtgcttctcagaGTAGAATCTCTGGACCAgcaccagcatcacctgggaactaaGAAACACAAATTCTCAATTTTTATTCCACATCTACTGAATCAGCAACTATGGGAACGGGCCTCAGCAGTCTTTGTGTCGTACCACCTCTTTAGGGAATTCTGATGTAAGtttaagtttgagaaccactgctctagagaATGTATACTTAGGATCAGTGGGCGTAGATTAAAGAGCGACAGTTGGAGGTAAAGAACAACTTTCTAATAGTGGCTACCATAATTGTTTGGCAAACCTGAGGGCTCCTTATAAAGGAAGTGTTTAGGGGGAGAATTAGTGGAGAATGCAATGCCCACATATGCTAGGCATTGCACTGGAAATTTATGTAGTATTATAACCTTACATTTCTAGGAGGTAGATGTTATCTTTGTTCTATataaataaagaagctgaggtttagagaaatgaagtataatttatataataaaacatacCCATTTAAAGTCTGATTTTTGACAAACATTCAGAGTAGCCACCATCCTAATCAGGATACAGATTTCATCACCTTAAAAAGTTTCTTACACATTCCTTTACAGGCAGTCCACCCCTACCCTGGCCTAAGTGACCACTGATCTACTTGCTGTCATTATAGGTTAGTTCTGCCTATATGTAGAGTCAAATACTGTATCGTCTTTTTGTCAGGCTTCACTgtctcagaaataaaaatgagattccTCTATATTGTTGAAACTTAATGTTAcactaatttcaatttttattggCCAGTAATGAGTAATGTTTGTATATGTTTTAAGCCTATTTACTTACTGATGGACCTTTGGGTGTCCAGGTTTTGGTTGTTATCAACAGACTTCCTCTGAATATTGTTGTGTAAGTCTTTTTATGGACTTAACTGTTTTCATTGTCTTGAGTAAATATGTAGGAGTAGAATGACTGTACTTAAGATAGGTGTAAGTTTAACTTTTAAGAAGTTGCCAAACAGGCTTCCCAATGagtttgtaccattttacattcctaccaacaaaaATATGAGAGTTGTAGTTGGTCCTATAAAAttggtttctttgattttttgtactgtttatattttattgattacctttttatctttattaatcCCATCCTCCTACTTTGATTCAGTTTGCTCTTATTTTTCCAGAATCTTAACATGAAATTTAGATGAATGATTTTAGaccatttttttctaatatcatttaaaattaaaaatttaacccTGCGTACTGATCTAGTTTCCTCTATAAACTTTGgtatcttgtgttttcatttccattaatttaaattattttttaatttcacctgtgatatttttcctttgattGAATCATTACTTGGACATGTGTTAATTTGCAAATAATTAAGATTTTCCAGATACATTTTCaggtctttattctttttaattttctgtcattTACTGAAAGGAATATTGGAATCTCTAACCATAATTATGGATTTGTCTAATTCTGTTCTTTTGTGTTTTACCTCATGCATTTTGAAGCTATTAGGTGCAAACATATTAAGGATTATTATGCCTTGCTGATGCATTGACACCTTTGTCATTATGAAACGTGCCTCCTTATTTCTGATAATACTTATTGCCCTAAATCTACTGTATCTAATATTAAGATAGCTTCTCCAGCTTGCTTTTGCTGAGAGTTTGCTTGGTGGACATATTTGTAGCTAAGGTCTGCTAGCAGTGAattctcagttttgtttatctggaatgtatcttttatcttcatttataGAAATCTTGGTtgatgttacttttattttttttcccccacagcactttaaatatttcttctactACCTTCTGTTATTTCTCCTGAGAAGTTGATTAAGATGTGTGTGGCCTTGGGTGAcccagtcagtcaagcatctgactcttgattttagctcttcTACTACCTTCTGTTATTTCTCCCGAGAAGTTGATTAAGATGTGTTGGGGCCCTTAGGTGGcccagtcagtcaagcatctgattcttgatttttggctcaggtcatgatctcagggtcaaggaattgagccctgcatggggctcagtgctcagtgcagagtacgcttgtctctccctctggtcttctcctacttgttctctttctttttctttttttttttaagattttatttatttatttgacagggagagatcacaagtaggcagagaggcaggcagagagagatagagagaggaggaagcagactccctgccaagcagggagcccgaagtgggacttgatcccaggaccctgagatcctaacctgagccgaaggcagaggcttaacccactgagccacctaggcaccctctctctctctttcaaatacactGTTAAGATGTGTCTTGACActattttttcttagtattttcctGTTTATATTGCTTCGTATTTATTGCTTCATATTTGTTGTTATTGCCGTTTCTCACTGTTCTTCAGTTTGGATAGGTTCTGTTgccttcaagttcactgatcattTGCGGAGTTAAACTTGCTTTTAAGACCATGCAGTgaaattgtcattttaaataaTCAAGTTTTCCACTCTGGAAGTTAAGGTTCATTTGGTTCTttgttatattttacatttctcatTCTGtccatgatattttaaaaatttcttaaatatattaatagtaaCCCTTTTGAAATCTTTGATATTTTCATCATATCAGTCATTTCTAGATCTGTTTCTGTTGactgataatttttttctgctcatAGGCCAGGTATCCTGCCATGAATTTTTATTGGATGCtggatat is a window from the Neovison vison isolate M4711 chromosome 5, ASM_NN_V1, whole genome shotgun sequence genome containing:
- the RFC3 gene encoding replication factor C subunit 3; this translates as MSLWVDKYRPCSLGRLDYHKEQAAQLRNLVQCGDFPHLLVYGPSGAGKKTRIMCILRELYGVGVEKLRIEHQTITTPSKKKIEISTIASNYHLEVNPSDAGNSDRVVIQEMLKTVAQSQQLETNSQRDFKVVLLTEVDKLTKDAQHALRRTMEKYMSTCRLILCCNSTSKVIPPIRSRCLAVRVPAPSIEDICHVLSTVCKKEGLNLPSQLAHRLAEKSCRNLRKALLMCEACRVQQYPFSADQEIPETDWEVYLRETANAIVSQQTPQRLLEVRGRLYELLTHCIPPEIIMKGLLSELLHNCDGQLKGEVAQMAAYYEHRLQLGSKAIYHLEAFVAKFMALYKKFMEDGLEGMMF